From one Vicingaceae bacterium genomic stretch:
- the rpsT gene encoding 30S ribosomal protein S20 translates to MANHKSAKKRIRQIQKRKLHNRYFAKTTRNAIKKLRLEKDKTVASEKLPKIISMIDKLAKRNIIHKNKAARLKSQLTKKVNSL, encoded by the coding sequence ATGGCAAACCACAAATCGGCAAAAAAGAGAATCAGACAAATTCAAAAAAGAAAGTTGCACAATCGTTATTTTGCTAAAACTACACGTAATGCAATCAAGAAATTAAGATTGGAAAAGGACAAAACGGTTGCTTCGGAAAAACTTCCCAAAATTATTTCCATGATTGACAAACTTGCCAAAAGAAACATCATCCACAAAAACAAAGCAGCCAGGTTGAAATCCCAGTTGACCAAAAAGGTGAACTCTTTGTAG
- the rpsT gene encoding 30S ribosomal protein S20, whose protein sequence is MANHKSAKKRIRQIQKRRLHNRYFAKTTRNAIKKLRLEKDKTVAAENLPKIISMIDKLAKRNIIHKNKAARLKSQLTKKVNSL, encoded by the coding sequence ATGGCAAACCACAAATCGGCAAAAAAGAGAATCAGACAAATTCAAAAAAGACGGTTGCACAATCGTTATTTTGCTAAAACTACACGTAATGCAATCAAGAAATTGAGGTTGGAAAAAGACAAAACGGTTGCTGCGGAAAATCTTCCCAAAATTATTTCCATGATTGATAAGCTTGCCAAAAGAAACATCATCCACAAAAACAAAGCAGCCAGGTTGAAATCCCAGTTGACCAAAAAGGTGAACTCTTTGTAA
- the proS gene encoding proline--tRNA ligase, whose protein sequence is MAKGLVKRSENYAEWYQELVIRADLAEHSAVRGCMVIKPYGFAIWEVIRDELDKRFKATGHVNAYFPLFIPKSFFNREAAHVEGFAKECAVVTHYRLKTVDGKIEVDPEAKLEEELIVRPTSETIIWNTYKNWIQSYRDLPLLINQWANVVRWEMRTRLFLRTAEFLWQEGHTAHASKEEAIEEAERMLNVYAEFLENVLAIPVIKGIKTETERFAGAVETYCVEALMQDGKALQAGTSHFLGQNFAKAFDVTFQNKDGKQEYVWATSWGVSTRLMGALIMTHSDDNGLVLPPKVAPLKVVIVPIYKNDQQLDRIKEKTNRLIDLLRQNDITVKLDDDDTKKPGWKFNEYEFKGVPVRLAIGPKDLENNTVEIARRDTGEKIIVAYEEQSLLNTIKQLLDDIQKNLFKKALEFRNDHTYHARDYEEFKKLIEAGGFVYAYWDGTPETELAIKEETKATIRCIPLEESFPEGKCIYTGKPARHKVIFARAY, encoded by the coding sequence ATGGCTAAAGGTTTAGTAAAACGCAGCGAAAATTATGCCGAATGGTATCAGGAGCTGGTAATTAGAGCCGATTTGGCGGAGCATTCGGCTGTGAGAGGTTGTATGGTAATAAAACCTTATGGTTTTGCCATTTGGGAAGTAATCAGAGATGAACTCGACAAAAGGTTTAAAGCCACCGGACACGTCAATGCATACTTCCCTTTGTTTATACCAAAATCGTTTTTTAACAGAGAGGCGGCTCATGTTGAAGGCTTTGCCAAAGAATGTGCTGTTGTGACGCATTACCGGCTGAAAACCGTGGACGGAAAGATCGAGGTAGATCCGGAAGCCAAGCTGGAAGAAGAACTGATTGTGCGGCCTACTTCCGAAACAATTATTTGGAATACCTATAAAAATTGGATCCAATCATACAGAGATCTTCCTTTGTTGATAAACCAATGGGCCAATGTTGTCAGATGGGAGATGCGTACCCGTTTATTTTTGCGTACGGCCGAATTTTTGTGGCAAGAAGGCCATACGGCTCATGCTTCCAAAGAAGAAGCCATTGAAGAAGCCGAGAGAATGTTGAATGTTTATGCCGAGTTTTTGGAGAATGTGTTGGCTATTCCTGTGATTAAGGGCATTAAAACCGAAACCGAGCGATTTGCCGGAGCTGTAGAAACATATTGTGTAGAGGCATTGATGCAGGATGGAAAAGCGCTTCAAGCCGGAACCTCACATTTCTTGGGACAAAACTTTGCCAAAGCTTTTGATGTGACTTTTCAGAACAAAGATGGCAAACAGGAATATGTTTGGGCTACCAGCTGGGGTGTGTCTACAAGGTTGATGGGAGCACTCATTATGACCCATTCTGATGACAACGGATTGGTGTTGCCTCCAAAAGTGGCCCCATTGAAAGTGGTGATTGTTCCTATCTATAAAAATGATCAACAGCTTGACCGGATCAAAGAAAAGACAAATCGATTAATTGATTTATTGCGTCAAAACGATATTACCGTCAAACTGGATGATGACGATACTAAAAAACCCGGATGGAAGTTTAATGAATACGAATTCAAGGGAGTGCCTGTAAGGTTGGCTATAGGACCAAAGGATTTGGAAAACAATACGGTAGAAATCGCCAGAAGAGATACAGGCGAAAAAATCATCGTTGCTTATGAAGAACAATCATTATTAAATACCATAAAGCAATTATTGGACGATATTCAGAAAAATCTTTTCAAAAAAGCATTGGAATTCAGAAATGATCATACCTATCATGCCCGGGATTATGAAGAGTTTAAAAAACTAATCGAGGCGGGTGGTTTTGTATATGCTTATTGGGACGGTACTCCTGAAACCGAATTGGCTATTAAAGAAGAAACCAAAGCTACAATACGTTGTATTCCTTTGGAGGAATCATTTCCTGAAGGAAAATGTATTTACACAGGAAAACCTGCGCGACACAAAGTGATTTTCGCACGTGCTTATTAA
- the mqnD gene encoding 1,4-dihydroxy-6-naphtoate synthase: MKNVPIAISTCPNDTFIFAALVNGWIDTPGYQFRPVFADIDRLNQWMDQEKYPVIKVSYHAWAYCRDKYHLLQSGGALGHGCGPLLISAEKLNVQDINPEQTVAIPGYKTTANFLLSVFFPQLTRKKSMIFSDIEEAVINRQLDLGLIIHENRFTYAQKGLHKVADLGEMWENLTQSPIPLGAIVAHKDLPADERKQLDHWIKSSLEFAYKHTDKVMEFVKKYAQNMDPQVMKNHIELYVNQYSFELGESGNKAVECLLDFGKKNHLW; encoded by the coding sequence ATGAAAAATGTTCCCATAGCCATATCGACTTGCCCGAATGACACATTTATATTTGCGGCCCTGGTCAACGGTTGGATAGATACCCCCGGGTATCAATTCAGACCCGTTTTTGCCGATATTGACAGGTTGAATCAATGGATGGATCAGGAAAAATATCCGGTTATTAAAGTTAGTTACCATGCCTGGGCTTATTGCCGCGATAAATACCATTTGTTGCAAAGTGGTGGCGCGTTGGGGCATGGATGCGGACCTTTGTTAATTTCAGCAGAAAAATTGAACGTGCAAGATATTAATCCGGAACAAACAGTGGCCATTCCCGGATATAAAACCACGGCTAATTTTTTGTTGTCTGTATTTTTCCCTCAACTTACTCGAAAAAAAAGTATGATTTTTTCCGATATTGAAGAGGCTGTCATCAATCGTCAACTTGATCTGGGATTGATTATTCATGAAAACAGATTTACTTATGCTCAAAAAGGATTACACAAAGTGGCTGATTTAGGAGAAATGTGGGAAAATTTGACCCAATCACCAATTCCTCTGGGAGCCATAGTGGCACATAAAGATTTGCCGGCGGATGAAAGAAAACAGCTAGATCACTGGATTAAATCATCATTGGAATTTGCCTATAAACATACCGATAAAGTGATGGAATTCGTAAAAAAATATGCTCAAAATATGGATCCACAAGTAATGAAAAACCATATTGAATTGTATGTAAATCAATATTCTTTCGAATTGGGAGAGTCAGGCAATAAGGCGGTTGAATGCTTGTTGGATTTTGGCAAGAAGAATCATTTATGGTAA
- the mur/alr gene encoding bifunctional UDP-N-acetylmuramoyl-tripeptide:D-alanyl-D-alanine ligase/alanine racemase — MPEFNFSNLENILQIRKIHIQKENERVKHIYTDSRKIVISENAMFIALHGPNHDGHLYIQDCIKKGVKNFVIDDESFVKYIQQGNYVLVDDTLRALQSIAAYHRRQLNANFVAITGSNGKTITKEWLFNLLASTYKTYRSPKSYNSQVGVALSLLLADPGFDYYLIEAGISQPGEMKYLSEMICPDEVIFTHLGEAHLHNFRDRLHLLLEKSVLFTHAQKIYLPDIAYLSELIQKYPDKEFFYWSSKDKNADLFLSKSIIDGDQRLFEVVFNDQIYKFKLPFNDPASLHNAMNCLLFAFVHGIPADILGKQLQSLPVISMRMETRQGKNNNLLICDFYNADPGSLQTTLEYLPALRPNQPKTLILTDFDGFTDFHTYQNALNLILQQSFDHIFLLGPQWKQLSARLQQITFLKHFDQDADDLIKYLKTIRLSNQVILIKGSRKYTLEKVAAFFEPAIHSVQLEISMNDIAHNFHFFRKQIPSSTKIMAIIKAFGYGSGLKELSGYLQYLGCHYFAVAFTNEGVELREAGVNIPILVMNPEPETFPLLIQYNLTPSIFSFQQWKLFSRAVLDYGDRIPYPVHIKLDTGMNRLGFKPDEMEELLEIIKQDKYLFVEGIFSHLAASEDPEQDEFSLRQANVFVEMCREIEAQLDYQPIRHLLNSAGILRFPQFAMDMVRLGIGLHGFIGKSRHPQLKIPHRLTSRISQIKTVSKGESVGYGRMFKAERQHKIAILPIGYADGLRRQLSHGRWLVNVNGQYAPTVGWICMDMCMIDVSGIDCKEGDRVVIFSSENNLEKMSGICDTIPYELLTGLSHRIKRVFHEE; from the coding sequence ATGCCGGAATTTAATTTTTCCAATCTTGAAAATATCTTGCAAATACGCAAGATACACATTCAAAAAGAAAATGAGCGCGTAAAGCATATTTATACTGACAGCCGTAAGATTGTGATATCTGAAAATGCCATGTTTATTGCATTGCACGGCCCTAATCACGACGGGCATTTGTATATTCAAGATTGCATAAAAAAAGGTGTCAAAAATTTTGTTATCGATGATGAATCTTTTGTGAAGTATATCCAACAAGGCAATTATGTTTTGGTAGACGATACTTTGCGTGCTTTGCAAAGCATAGCGGCATATCATCGCAGGCAATTAAATGCAAATTTTGTGGCTATTACGGGCAGCAATGGCAAAACAATCACAAAAGAATGGTTATTCAATTTATTGGCAAGTACTTATAAAACATACAGAAGCCCAAAAAGTTACAATTCTCAAGTGGGCGTGGCTTTATCTTTGTTGTTGGCTGATCCCGGATTTGATTATTACTTGATCGAAGCCGGTATTTCGCAACCCGGCGAAATGAAATATCTTTCGGAAATGATTTGTCCCGACGAAGTTATATTCACACATCTGGGAGAGGCACATTTGCACAATTTCAGGGACCGGCTTCATTTACTTTTGGAAAAATCAGTTTTATTTACTCACGCCCAAAAAATTTATTTGCCTGATATTGCATATCTTTCCGAGTTGATTCAAAAATATCCCGATAAAGAGTTTTTCTACTGGTCAAGTAAAGATAAAAACGCCGATTTGTTTTTGTCCAAATCAATTATAGACGGAGATCAACGCTTGTTTGAGGTGGTATTCAATGATCAAATTTACAAATTTAAGCTGCCTTTCAATGATCCGGCTTCCTTACACAATGCGATGAATTGCTTATTGTTTGCATTTGTCCACGGCATCCCTGCAGATATTTTAGGAAAACAATTACAATCCTTGCCGGTCATTTCCATGAGAATGGAAACCCGGCAGGGAAAAAACAACAATTTATTGATTTGTGATTTTTACAATGCCGATCCCGGTTCCTTGCAAACCACCCTGGAATACTTGCCCGCTTTACGCCCAAATCAACCAAAAACGCTTATTCTGACCGATTTTGATGGCTTTACCGATTTTCATACCTATCAGAATGCATTAAATTTAATTTTACAACAATCATTTGATCATATCTTTTTGCTTGGTCCACAATGGAAGCAATTATCAGCAAGATTGCAACAAATAACATTTCTGAAGCATTTCGATCAAGATGCAGATGACTTGATCAAATATCTCAAAACGATACGTCTTTCCAATCAAGTGATTTTAATTAAAGGAAGCAGAAAATATACACTTGAAAAAGTGGCTGCTTTTTTTGAACCTGCTATTCATTCGGTACAATTGGAAATCAGCATGAATGACATTGCACATAACTTTCATTTTTTTAGAAAACAAATTCCATCATCCACCAAAATCATGGCAATCATCAAGGCATTTGGATATGGATCAGGTTTGAAAGAATTGTCGGGCTACTTGCAGTATCTCGGCTGCCATTATTTTGCCGTGGCATTTACTAACGAAGGGGTTGAACTGCGTGAAGCAGGAGTGAACATCCCCATTTTGGTTATGAATCCCGAACCTGAAACATTCCCATTGTTGATTCAATACAATTTAACTCCGTCCATTTTTTCATTTCAACAATGGAAATTATTTTCCCGGGCTGTGTTAGATTATGGCGATCGCATTCCGTATCCTGTTCATATTAAATTAGACACAGGAATGAACCGTCTTGGTTTTAAACCTGATGAAATGGAAGAATTGTTAGAGATCATCAAACAAGACAAGTATTTATTTGTAGAAGGAATTTTTTCGCACCTGGCGGCCTCTGAAGATCCTGAGCAAGATGAATTTTCTCTCCGACAAGCCAATGTTTTCGTTGAAATGTGCCGCGAAATTGAAGCCCAATTGGATTATCAGCCCATCCGACATTTACTTAATTCTGCAGGTATTTTACGTTTCCCTCAATTTGCCATGGATATGGTTCGTCTGGGAATAGGTTTGCATGGATTTATTGGGAAAAGCCGGCACCCTCAATTGAAAATTCCACATCGTCTCACATCCCGTATTTCACAAATTAAAACTGTTTCCAAAGGAGAATCAGTAGGGTATGGAAGAATGTTCAAAGCCGAAAGACAACATAAAATCGCCATACTGCCGATAGGATATGCCGATGGATTAAGACGTCAATTAAGTCATGGCCGTTGGTTGGTTAATGTTAATGGACAATATGCCCCCACAGTAGGATGGATTTGTATGGATATGTGTATGATTGATGTATCCGGCATAGATTGCAAAGAAGGAGACCGTGTGGTAATTTTTTCATCTGAAAATAATTTGGAAAAAATGAGCGGCATTTGCGATACAATTCCTTACGAATTGCTTACAGGACTGTCGCACAGAATCAAAAGAGTGTTTCATGAAGAATGA
- the tdk gene encoding thymidine kinase translates to MNLERNNNEPVHGRRKKGCIEVICGSMFSGKTEELIRRLKRSQIANFKVEIFKPRTDNRYDEIQIVSHDRKSIPSTPVEWSSEILIFAAEADVIGIDEAQFFDDALPDVCNQLANQGKRVIVAGLDMDYKGQPFGPMPILLSIAEFVTKVHAICVECGDLAHYSFRKVPSKELVLLGETESYIPLCRNCYLKKSQHAGI, encoded by the coding sequence ATGAATCTGGAAAGAAACAATAACGAACCTGTTCATGGAAGAAGAAAAAAAGGTTGTATTGAAGTGATTTGCGGTTCGATGTTTTCCGGCAAAACCGAAGAATTAATCAGACGTTTGAAGCGGTCTCAAATTGCCAATTTTAAGGTGGAAATTTTCAAACCCCGCACTGATAACAGATATGACGAGATTCAGATTGTGTCACATGACCGTAAATCTATTCCATCAACACCTGTGGAATGGTCATCCGAGATTTTGATTTTTGCCGCAGAAGCGGATGTTATTGGTATTGACGAAGCACAATTTTTTGATGATGCTCTACCTGATGTATGCAACCAATTGGCCAATCAAGGCAAAAGAGTGATTGTGGCAGGTTTGGATATGGATTACAAAGGCCAACCGTTTGGTCCTATGCCGATATTACTTTCTATTGCCGAGTTTGTGACCAAAGTTCATGCAATTTGTGTCGAATGTGGTGATTTGGCGCATTATTCTTTTAGAAAAGTACCTTCCAAAGAATTGGTTCTCTTGGGAGAAACCGAATCATACATTCCTTTGTGCAGAAATTGTTATCTAAAAAAGTCGCAACATGCCGGAATTTAA
- a CDS encoding aminopeptidase, whose translation MKKPFLFFISLFLVYISLDAQQIDYGRKWVDTLSSIHFSGRGPAFEGEKKALDYIADEMKNIGLKPLGYSYIQSFTYPCVWIKDSISLVIDGTPLTAGIDFLPDAASGSISGTFDLIHYSLKNLPGYNTIKKLSKKGFYKDKIVVIEDYTVEERKNYGPKTLKAFQLIEDNQIGAAGLMIKKNRPIYSKSIEKLSYGKIEVDKNKVHTGMRQAKINIHSQLVENPSGNAIGWIKGTEVPDSFIVFTAHYDHLGMAGQLLFPGANDNASGTAMILSLAKYFAAHPERYSLVFIAFGGEEAGLIGSYYFVQNPLIPLNRIKFLVNFDILGTGDEGITVVNATIHDKEFNLLDSINAKYNYVPAIKKRGKAPISDHHFFTEKGVPSFYIYTLGGIKAYHDIFDRSETLPLTEFDDIFQLMVKYTTAICR comes from the coding sequence ATGAAGAAACCGTTTTTGTTTTTTATTTCATTATTTCTTGTTTACATTTCCCTCGATGCGCAACAGATAGATTATGGGAGGAAATGGGTTGATACGTTAAGCTCGATTCACTTTTCCGGGCGCGGTCCTGCGTTTGAAGGTGAAAAAAAAGCCCTTGACTATATCGCGGATGAAATGAAAAACATTGGATTAAAACCGCTTGGATATTCTTATATTCAATCTTTTACCTATCCGTGTGTCTGGATCAAAGATTCGATATCGCTTGTCATAGATGGAACACCTCTTACGGCCGGAATAGATTTTCTGCCTGATGCGGCAAGCGGATCTATCAGTGGTACTTTTGATCTGATACATTATTCTCTGAAAAATCTTCCGGGATACAATACCATCAAAAAATTAAGCAAAAAAGGATTTTATAAAGATAAAATAGTCGTTATAGAAGATTACACGGTAGAAGAAAGGAAAAATTACGGCCCCAAAACGCTCAAAGCATTTCAATTGATAGAAGACAATCAAATAGGGGCAGCAGGATTGATGATAAAAAAAAACAGGCCCATTTATTCGAAAAGCATAGAGAAACTCTCTTATGGTAAAATTGAGGTGGATAAAAACAAAGTCCACACAGGCATGCGGCAAGCAAAAATAAACATACATTCACAATTGGTAGAAAATCCATCAGGAAATGCCATAGGATGGATAAAAGGAACCGAAGTCCCGGATAGTTTTATAGTTTTCACGGCACATTATGATCATCTGGGGATGGCCGGCCAATTATTATTTCCGGGGGCAAATGACAATGCAAGCGGTACGGCCATGATTCTATCGCTGGCAAAATATTTTGCTGCACATCCCGAAAGATATTCGCTGGTTTTTATTGCATTTGGCGGTGAAGAAGCCGGCTTGATCGGGTCCTATTATTTTGTTCAAAACCCATTAATACCACTCAACAGGATTAAATTTCTGGTCAATTTTGATATACTTGGAACCGGAGATGAGGGAATCACGGTTGTCAACGCCACCATACATGACAAAGAATTTAACTTGCTGGACTCTATCAACGCAAAATATAATTATGTACCTGCCATCAAAAAAAGAGGCAAAGCTCCCATTAGCGATCACCATTTTTTCACCGAAAAAGGAGTGCCTTCGTTTTATATTTATACCCTTGGAGGAATCAAAGCATACCATGATATTTTTGATAGAAGCGAGACATTGCCTTTAACTGAATTTGACGATATTTTTCAATTAATGGTCAAATATACAACAGCCATATGCCGTTGA
- the thiE1 gene encoding thiamine phosphate synthase, with protein MPLIVISNPYPIENEIKIIQKLFDAGLERLHWRRPNEDIETTRKYLQVLEPHASKIFLHQNHQLKDEFPIGGLHFSSSGRQLRNFIETSKPCSTSVHSEIEISEISRTHYAYAFFGPVFRSISKKGYHPAMDSSVMKKVFQNSPIPLVAIGGINDENIILIKNWNIYGVAVLGYIWESTEPEKNFKKISTIYHSFNSV; from the coding sequence ATGCCGTTGATTGTCATCTCAAACCCATATCCCATTGAGAATGAAATAAAAATTATTCAAAAATTGTTTGACGCAGGTTTAGAACGATTGCATTGGAGAAGACCCAACGAAGACATTGAAACAACACGTAAATATCTCCAAGTATTAGAACCCCATGCGTCAAAAATTTTTCTACATCAAAACCATCAACTAAAAGATGAATTTCCTATTGGGGGACTGCATTTTTCTAGTTCCGGCAGGCAATTACGCAATTTTATAGAAACTTCTAAACCATGCAGCACTTCAGTGCATTCAGAAATTGAAATAAGCGAAATTTCAAGAACACATTATGCTTATGCTTTTTTCGGCCCGGTGTTTCGATCCATATCCAAAAAGGGTTATCATCCGGCTATGGACAGCAGTGTTATGAAAAAAGTTTTTCAAAATAGTCCTATACCTTTGGTAGCCATAGGAGGAATCAACGATGAAAACATTATTTTGATAAAAAATTGGAACATTTATGGTGTTGCTGTTCTGGGATACATTTGGGAATCCACGGAACCGGAAAAAAACTTCAAAAAAATCTCGACCATCTATCACTCCTTTAATTCTGTGTAA
- the accA gene encoding acetyl-coenzyme A carboxylase carboxyl transferase subunit alpha, whose translation MLKKGLYLPKTLFMNTVFLDFEEPIKVLVDQLNKAKETHEKGKVDMSDTIKSLEEKINQVRKEIYLNLTPWQRVLVSRHPERPYTLSYIEYLTNGQFQELHGDRNVKDDKAIVGGMGLFEGETVMFIGHQKGVNTKMRQYRNFGMANPEGYRKALRLMKLAEKFNKPVVTLIDTPGAYPGLEAEERGQGEAIARNLFEMSRLRTPIVCIVIGEGASGGALGIGIGDKVYMLENSWYSVISPENCSTILWRSWDYKEKAAEALKLTAQDMLQNKLIDGIIKEPIGGAHADPLGAMENVRKELKKVLPKLRQQPIEELVKKRIDKFCKMGVYTELKE comes from the coding sequence ATGCTGAAAAAGGGATTATATTTGCCCAAAACTTTGTTTATGAATACTGTTTTTTTGGATTTTGAAGAACCCATTAAAGTGTTGGTGGATCAATTGAACAAGGCAAAGGAAACGCATGAGAAAGGAAAAGTAGACATGAGTGATACCATCAAAAGTTTAGAAGAAAAAATAAATCAGGTACGAAAAGAAATTTACCTCAATCTCACGCCATGGCAAAGGGTATTGGTATCGCGCCATCCCGAACGTCCTTATACTTTGTCTTATATAGAATATTTGACCAACGGGCAATTTCAAGAATTACATGGCGACCGGAATGTTAAGGATGACAAGGCCATTGTGGGAGGAATGGGACTATTTGAAGGAGAAACAGTCATGTTTATTGGACACCAAAAAGGGGTGAATACCAAAATGAGACAATATAGAAATTTTGGAATGGCCAACCCTGAGGGATACCGCAAAGCTTTAAGATTAATGAAGCTAGCTGAAAAATTTAATAAACCTGTTGTGACTTTGATTGATACGCCCGGAGCGTATCCCGGTTTGGAAGCTGAAGAAAGAGGTCAGGGGGAAGCCATTGCCAGAAATTTGTTTGAAATGTCGAGATTACGCACTCCCATAGTTTGTATCGTCATAGGTGAAGGTGCTTCCGGTGGAGCCTTGGGAATTGGTATCGGAGATAAAGTATACATGCTTGAAAATTCCTGGTATTCTGTTATTTCTCCCGAAAATTGCTCGACGATTTTATGGAGAAGTTGGGATTATAAGGAAAAGGCCGCTGAAGCATTAAAACTCACGGCTCAAGATATGCTGCAAAACAAACTGATCGATGGAATCATAAAAGAACCTATTGGTGGAGCTCATGCCGATCCTTTGGGAGCGATGGAAAATGTCAGAAAAGAATTGAAAAAAGTTTTGCCCAAATTGCGTCAACAACCCATTGAAGAACTTGTTAAAAAAAGAATCGACAAGTTTTGTAAAATGGGAGTTTACACAGAATTAAAGGAGTGA